From the genome of Colletotrichum destructivum chromosome 10, complete sequence, one region includes:
- a CDS encoding Putative NmrA-like domain, NAD(P)-binding domain superfamily, with protein sequence MSKNILVIPGSGKQGRGTCSALTKQGFNVHALVRDPASANSQQLQKMDVTLHKGDLDDITSVQASMKDIQGLVFSILAHPFDEQRQASNVISAAAEAGVKHIVYSSVAQTGEHEKFPGWGENFPLSWYWLNKQAIEDMVRSSSVPAWTILRPAFFMQNFTRPTCELMFPGLADHQELRAAYTPDTRLDLVDVVDIGVFAGEAFRKPEDFHGKALALAGESLTLAEIATRLSTISGKPVKPRYLTEADVEKLRRQQWLPVESFEWQREVGYQVDIDGLRQLGVPLRTLDDALSKDSLGW encoded by the coding sequence ATGTCAAAGAACATCCTTGTCATCCCTGGCAGTGGTAAACAGGGCCGGGGGACTtgctcggccttgacgaaACAGGGGTTCAATGTCCATGCTCTTGTCAGAGACCCAGCTTCCGCCAACAGCCAGCAACTCCAGAAGATGGACGTGACCCTGCATAAGGgtgacctcgacgacattACTTCAGTCCAGGCCTCAATGAAGGACATCCAAGGCCTCGTTTTCTCGATTCTCGCACACCCATTCGACGAGCAGCGCCAAGCCTCAAATGTCATCTctgccgcggccgaggcgggtGTCAAGCACATCGTTTACTCCAGCGTTGCTCAAACCGGCGAGCACGAGAAGTTCCCCGGTTGGGGGGAAAACTTCCCCCTATCTTGGTACTGGCTCAACaagcaggccatcgaggatATGGTGCGATCGTCGTCCGTTCCCGCCTGGACTATCTTACGGCCGGCATTTTTCATGCAAAACTTCACCCGACCAACGTGCGAATTGATGTTTCCTGGTCTCGCCGACCACCAAGAGCTCCGGGCTGCCTACACACCCGATACCCGtcttgacctcgtcgacgtggtGGACATTGGGGTGTTCGCCGGCGAGGCTTTCCGGAAGCCCGAGGACTTCCACGGCAAAGCTCtggcccttgccggcgaAAGCCTCACTTTGGCGGAAATCGCGACGCGACTCTCAACCATTAGCGGCAAGCCAGTAAAACCCAGATACCTCACTGAGGCCGATGTCGAGAAATTGAGGCGTCAGCAATGGCTGCCAGTCGAAAGCTTCGAATGGCAACGGGAGGTCGGCTACCAAGTCGACATCGATGGCCTGCGCCAGTTGGGGGTTCCTCTGCGAACGTTGGATGACGCCCTCAGCAAGGATAGCCTCGGTTGGTGA
- a CDS encoding Putative S-adenosyl-L-methionine-dependent methyltransferase superfamily, translating into MADHPTSQTTLDAGTNATPAGNPTPGPVDDTAPASDSTPGPVSNHGAIVVAEDDLTDDTASDIATSVSSSSASLSSSILQHRLENGRTYHKYKDGKYLYPNDEKENDRLDLQHNLYLLTLDYKLGLAPPNEPGSDVKRVLDIGTGTGLWAIEFAEEHPEAEVLGVDLSPPQTEFVPPNLKFEIDDVEQPWTYSRPFDYIHIRGMTSSVSDWHGFFTQAYKGLTPGGYIELFEGHARTQSDDGSLTPDHAFWQWSDKLNECCQVLGRPFVHVPDLVPILKEVGFVDVTIVPYKWPVGPWAKDPYYKELGEWALANAFDGLEAWTMAAFTRALDWTSAEVQVFLIQVRKDLRNRNIHHYTPMWVIYAKKPEDEGQQEVSTA; encoded by the exons ATGGCTGACCATCCGACTTCACAGACTACTTTGGATGCTGGCACGAACGCCACGCCTGCCGGCAACCCCACTCCGGGACCGGTTGATGACACTGCTCCTGCCAGTGACTCGACTCCTGGCCCAGTGTCGAACCATGGTGCCATCGTTGTGGCTGAAGACGAT CTTACGGATGATACCGCCTCGGACATCGCAACT AGTGTGTCATCCTCAAGTGCAAGTTTGTCCAGTTCGATTCTCCAACATCGCCTGGAGAACGGAAGAACTTATCACAAGTACAAGGATGGAA AGTATCTTTATCccaacgacgagaaggaaAACGATAGGCTAG ACTTACAGCACAACCTCTATCTTCTCACCTTGGATTACAAGCTGGGACTTGCTCCTCCCAATGAACCAGGCTCCGACGTCAAGCGCGTTCTCGACATTGGTACCGGCACTGGACTATGGGCCATCGAGTTCGCCGAAGAGCATCCCGAGGCTGAA GTTCTAGGCGTCGATCTCAGTCCACCCCAGACTGAATT TGTCCCGCCTAACCTCAAATTTGAGattgacgacgtcgagcaaCCTTGGACGTACAGTCGTCCGTTCGACTACATACACATCCGTGGCATGACGTCAAGCGTCTCTGACTGGCATGGGTTCTTCACTCAGGCATACAA GGGCCTTACTCCTGGTGGCTACATCGAGCTATTTGAAGGCCACGCTCGTACCCAGTCCGACGATGGATCCCTGACTCCAGACCACGCATTCTGGCAGTGGAGTGACAAACTCAATGAATGCTGCCAGGTTCTCGGTCGTCCTTTTGTTCACGTCCCCGATCTCGTCCCCATTTTAAAGGaggtcggcttcgtcgacgtgACAATTGTCCCGTACAAGTGGCCAGTCGGTCCCTGGGCCAAGGATCCGTACTACAAAGAGCTTGGAGAGTGGGCTCTAGCCAACGCctttgatggcctcgaggcctGGACTATGGCTGCATTCACCAGAGCTCTTGACTGGACAAGTGCTGAAGTCCAGGTCTTTCTCATCCAGGTGAGAAAGGATTTGAGAAACAGGAACATCCACCATTACACTCCAAT GTGGGTGATCTACGCGAAAAAGCCGGAAGATGAAGGCCAGCAGGAGGTTTCCACCGCATAG
- a CDS encoding Putative 2EXR domain-containing protein: MRGAPKISSYPLPITCQKTSNHPLRLSPTSPLRLTGTNCRTRARSPAKNHPTMLTFHCFPLLPLELRQRIWELSMESRQIVYGKEPPSYYQCPWPASAPPPPLLQTCHESRGHLKRHYTKAFVTEMAPEKYTWVNFDIDTIYLVQHNLKNLHAECPMVRKIILLGIDSEMFFHFYHGLLWGMKHLETVDILHMESPGKVDDEWWTGWDSMMEAYYFRDDPVPFYTRILYPEYPPYEINPDNYLKVEREKRRKLLAEHPDWYETGFEISDSDDVVCGPNRFRTGYRRHVEG; this comes from the coding sequence ATGAGAGGGGCTCCGAAGATATCCAGCTACCCGCTTCCAATCACTTGCCAAAAAACCTCAAACCATCCTCTCCGCCTCTCACCCACCTCGCCTTTGCGCCTAACAGGGACCAACTGCCGCACGAGAGCCCGCAGTCCGGCTAAGAATCACCCCACGATGCTTACTTTCCATtgcttcccccttctccctctcgaaCTACGTCAGCGGATCTGGGAGTTAAGCATGGAGTCCCGTCAGATCGTTTACGGCAAAGAACCACCCAGCTATTATCAATGCCCCTGGCCGGcgtctgcgccgccgccgcccctaCTTCAAACCTGTCATGAGTCACGGGGGCATCTCAAACGGCATTATACCAAGGCCTTCGTCACGGAAATGGCTCCCGAAAAGTACACTTGGGTTAACTTCGACATCGACACAATCTACCTTGTCCAGCACAACCTGAAAAACCTCCATGCCGAATGCCCGATGGTCCGTAAGATCATTCTTCTTGGCATAGATTCCGAAATGTTTTTCCACTTCTATCATGGGCTTCTTTGGGGGATGAAGCATCTGGAGACGGTTGATATTCTTCACATGGAGTCGCCCGGGAAAGTAGACGACGAATGGTGGACGGGTTGGGACAGCATGATGGAGGCCTACTATTTCCGTGACGACCCTGTCCCCTTCTACACCCGGATTCTGTACCCTGAGTACCCGCCTTATGAGATCAACCCCGACAACTACCTGAAAGTCGAGCGAGAAAAGCGAAGGAAGCTGTTGGCGGAACACCCTGACTGGTACGAAACAGGCTTCGAGATCTCTGACtccgacgacgtcgtctgCGGTCCAAATCGATTTCGGACAGGCTACCGCCGCCATGTTGAGGGTTGA
- a CDS encoding Putative major facilitator superfamily, MFS transporter superfamily, with amino-acid sequence MSPHASPSANNDDDGDTRPHAVPNNLHATSELTPLISNGSKPSAQPRKDVAHRSDVDIPINVTAAVNVPKKQTVVNTDTILYVIILFCAGSAGLWTIPATRQVEDVVCRQHYEVLEPIDEDRCKEDAIQSRVAMVFAIYSALQATIAAASAVPWGIVADRVGRKMVFSLAVLGMMLDQLWFLLVCAFPWIFPLNAMWFGSSLQVVGGGNLVVSAVIFSMLTDITTSENRLIWHPPVPCWTLLTCADRARKFMAAHLSSMIGNLGSPIIAGWMMEKTGPWPVMWVSLFGFATMGYTIHLIPETRPAAQASLDTMADEPVISTPQYRPRQLKELLSLIKLPSLVLLLVTMLTLFPITLSTYQFMIIFASRRYQISTSQTGFLSFFYGFSVIVVIIAILPGVSKLLSSPKTPKALRFSSSNKRDLFLARVSSAILLLGSFCLAVSPNVNAFTGGLVLLSLGSGWGSYARSLCALYVDSAHRTQLYSITSLIETAGMIYAQPMLAGLFGLGMDLGGFWIGLPYLGCACFCAASLGLLLLVRLPAPEGGDHHASDDNVNNHSPAA; translated from the coding sequence ATGTCTCCTCACGCAAGCCCCTCCGCtaacaacgacgacgacggcgataCGAGGCCTCATGCTGTACCGAACAACTTGCACGCCACCTCGGAATTAACCCCGTTGATTTCCAACGGCTCGAAGCCTTCAGCCCAACCTCGGAAAGACGTAGCACATCGTAGCGATGTCGATATCCCCATCAatgtcaccgccgccgtcaacgtgCCAAAGAAACAAACGGTCGTTAACACGGACACTATTCTCTATGTCATCATCCTCTTTTGCGCCGGTTCTGCCGGGCTGTGGACCATTCCCGCCACTCGCCAGGTCGAGGATGTTGTGTGTCGGCAGCACTACGAAGTGCTGGAAcccatcgacgaggaccgcTGCAAGGAGGATGCCATCCAGAGTAGGGTCGCCATGGTCTTCGCTATCTATAGCGCGCTGCaggccaccatcgccgcggcGTCTGCCGTTCCCTGGGGCATCGTTGCCGACCGGGTGGGAAGGAAGATGGTGTTTTCGTTAGCTGTGCTGGGGATGATGCTGGATCAGCTATGGTTCCTCTTGGTGTGCGCGTTTCCTTGGATTTTCCCACTAAACGCCATGTGGTTTGGGTCGTCCTTGCAGGTTGTCGGCGGAGGCAACCTCGTTGTGTCCGCTGTGATATTTTCCATGCTCACTGACATCACCACCTCTGAGAACAGGTTGATATGGCATCCCCCCGTGCCGTGTTGGACCTTGCTGACCTGCGCTGATAGAGCTAGAAAGTTCATGGCCGCCCATTTGTCATCCATGATTGGAAACCTCGGCTCCCCTATAATCGCCgggtggatgatggagaagacCGGGCCGTGGCCGGTGATGTGGGTCTCGCTATTCGGTTTTGCCACCATGGGTTATACCATCCACCTCATCCCGGAGACACGGCCGGCAGCCCAGGCGTCGCTAGACACTATGGCTGATGAGCCCGTCATCAGCACCCCTCAGTACAGACCTCGCcagctcaaggagctcctGAGCCTTATTAAGTTGCCGTCTCTAGTCCTCCTACTAGTGACAATGCTTACCTTGTTCCCTATCACACTATCTACATATCAGTTTATGATCATCTTCGCCTCGAGGCGATACCAGATCTCAACGTCTCAAACGGGGTTTCTCTCGTTTTTCTACGGGTTCAgtgtcatcgtcgtcattATCGCCATCTTGCCAGGCGTTTCGAAGCTTCTGTCCTCACCGAAAACGCCAAAGGCCTTACGCTTTAGCAGCAGTAACAAACGCGACCTCTTTCTTGCTAGAGTGTCTTCTGCTATACTCCTACTTGGAAGCTTTTGTTTGGCTGTTTCGCCAAATGTCAATGCCTTTACTGGAGGGCTTGTACTTTTATCACTGGGTTCAGGTTGGGGCAGCTATGCGCGCAGCCTCTGTGCGCTATACGTGGATAGCGCGCATCGAACGCAGCTATATTCAATCACGTCGCTCATCGAGACGGCTGGGATGATATATGCGCAGCCTATGCTTGCTGGTCTCTTTGGTCTGGGCATGGATCTTGGTGGCTTCTGGATCGGACTGCCATATTTAGGTTGCGCTTGCTTTTGTGCCGCTTCCCTGGGGTTGCTGCTCTTGGTGAGGCTTCCGGCGCCAGAAGGGGGAGACCATCATGCTTCGGACGATAATGTAAACAATCACTCCCCGGCTGCGTGA
- a CDS encoding Putative FAD-binding domain, phenol hydroxylase dimerization domain, Thioredoxin-like superfamily: MASDQVPESNVDVLIIGAGPSGLMAAAWMAHCGVNARIVDKRNSKILCGQADGLQCRSLEIFDSLGFADRAWKEANHMIEICMWNPGNDGIIRRSDRIPDTIVGLSRFQQIVLQQGRIERFFLENIKKHSKDQIRVERGVLPESLEIDVSKVDDDSAYPVTVKLRQLSEEEAAPPQAANASRVPDGLFRSNLVQDDDEEDLIKKSRARAGESEIVHAKYVIGCDGARSWTRRALGLELQGEATDFIWGVMDIIPITDFPDIRMRCAIHSAENGSLMVIPRENKLVRLYIQLKEVTPDASGRADRSKITPEIIFGAAQKILNPYKIDYEYCDWWTAYQIGQRVGTTYDAHSRVFLAGDAVHTHSPKAGQGMNVSMQDTYNLGWKVALAVKGIAKRDILSTYQSERRRVAQDLIEFDHRFSRLFSGRPAKDVMDAEGVSMEAFKDAFLKGNLFASGLSVDYGASNLVVKAGDALKQGDGSKALKGVATISEEEFRRKQALASGLPVGMRFNSFKVLNQACARPWHFQERLKADGRFRVVLFAGNVLDASQKARVERFCAALDAPDSFLHRATPHKAPIDSVIEVLTVHSAKRTDTELLRDFPDILRPFDPHTGWDYNKVFVDDESYHEGHGEAYKNYGIDRQRGCAVVVRPDQYVAWIGELEDFDGLQKYFEGCLVLGHRVTNGINGTNGVNGYANGVVGTALPIRR, translated from the exons ATGGCCAGTGATCAAGTTCCCGAATCCAACGTCGACGT gctcatcatcggcgccggccctTCGGG GTTGATGGCCGCCGCATGGATGGCCCACTGCGGTGTTAACGCCCGCATTGTCGACAAGAGAAACTCCAAGATCCTCTGTGGGCAGGCCGATGGTCTTCAGTGCCGCAGTCTGGAGATTTTTGACTCGCTTGGCTTCGCGGACCGGGCATGGAAGGAGGCTAACCACATGATTGAG ATTTGTATGTGG AACCCcggcaacgacggcatcATCCGCCGCAGTGACAGGATCCCAGACACTATTGTGGGCCTCTCCCGTTTCCAGCAGATCGTCCTGCAACAGGGCCGGATCGAACGCTTCTTTCTCGAGAACATTAAGAAGCACTCAAAGGACCAGATCAGAGTCGAGCGCGGCGTCCTGCCCGAATCTCTCGAGATTGACGTGTccaaagtcgacgacgactcggCCTACCCGGTGACTGTGAAGCTGCGCCAGCTCtcggaagaagaggctgcTCCTCCCCAAGCAGCGAACGCGAGTAGGGTTCCCGACGGCCTCTTCCGGAGCAACCTCGTGcaggatgatgatgaggaggactTGATCAAGAAGAGCCGGGCGAGAGCCGGAGAAAGCGAGATCGTCCACGCCAAATATGTCATTGGCTGTGATGGTGCTCGCAGCTGGACCAGAAGGGCTCTTGGCTTGGAGCTCCAAGGAGAGGCTACCGATTTCATCTGGGGTGTCATGGACATCATTCCCATCACCGACTTCC CCGATATCCGTATGCGATGCGCCATCCACTCTGCCGAGAACGGCAGCTTGATGGTCATCCCGAGAGAGAACAAGCTTGTCCGCCTCTATATCCAACTGAAGGAGGTCACCCCCGATGCGTCAGGACGAGCGGACCGCTCCAAGATTACCCCCGAAATCATCTTTGGCGCCGCCCAGAAGATTCTGAACCCCTACAAGATCGATTACGAGTATTGCGACTGGTGGACTGCGTACCAG ATCGGCCAAAGAGTCGGCACCACTTATGATGCCCACAGTCGCGTCTTTCTCGCCGGGGATGCTGTCCACACCCACTCCCCCAAGGCCGGCCAAGGTATGAACGTCTCCATGCAAGACACCTACAATCTCGGTTGGAAAGTCGCACTGGCCGTCAAGGGCATCGCTAAGCGCGACATCTTGAGCACTTACCAGAGcgagcgccgccgcgtcgcccaGGACCTCATTGAGTTCGACCACCGTTTCAGCCGTCTCTTCTCTGGCCGTCCGGCCAAGGACGTCatggatgccgagggcgtcagCATGGAGGCTTTCAAAGACGCATTCCTTAAGGGCAACTTGTTCGCCTCTGGCTTGTCCGTCGATTACGGCGCCagcaacctcgtcgtcaaggccggcgacgccttGAAGCAGGGCGATGGTAGCAAGGCTCTCAAGGGCGTTGCTACCATTTCCGAGGAGGAGTTCCGGAGGAAACAGGCTCTCGCTTCTGGGCTGCCCGTGGGTATGCGTTTCAATAGCTTCAAGGTCCTCAACCAGGCGTGTGCGCGCCCCTGGCACTTTCAAGAGAGGCTCAAGGCGGACGGCCGCTTCCGCGTCGTTCTCTTCGCCGGGAATGTCCTGGATGCCTCACAGAAGGCCCGCGTCGAAAGATTTTGCGCCGCGCTTGACGCGCCGGACAGCTTTCTGCACAGGGCCACTCCCCACAAGGCCCCTATTGACAGCGTCATCGAGGTTCTCACGGTACACTCCGCGAAGCGAACCGACACGGAGCTGCTGAGGGACTTCCCAGACATCTTGCGCCCCTTCGACCCGCACACTGGTTGGGACTACAACAAGGTCTtcgtggacgacgagagcTACCACGAGGGCCACGGCGAGGCTTACAAGAACTATGGTATCGACAGGCAGAGGGGTTGCGCTGTCGTGGTGCGGCCTGATCAGTACGTCGCCTGgatcggcgagctcgaggacttTGATGGACTGCAAAAGTATTTTGAAGGTTGTCTTGTCCTGGGTCATCGTGTCACTAATGGAATCAATGGCACAAACGGGGTGAACGGGTATGCAAATGGCGTCGTCGGGACGGCGTTGCCTATTCGACGGTGA